One part of the Ranitomeya imitator isolate aRanImi1 chromosome 10, aRanImi1.pri, whole genome shotgun sequence genome encodes these proteins:
- the LOC138651980 gene encoding cornifelin homolog — MSYPISQQPQAMQYATTSSQWNSDVMDCCEDMGICLCGTFVPCILACRVASDYGECCCLPFLPGTLIAMRTGLREKYHIPGSICNDWVCFACCGQCTLCQMARELKQRN; from the exons aTGTCTTATCCAATCAGTCAACAGCCCCAAGCCATGCAATATGCCACCACTAGCAGCCAGTGGAACTCCGACGTCATGGACTGTTGTGAAGACATGGGAATTT GTCTCTGCGGAACATTTGTCCCTTGCATTTTGGCATGTAGAGTGGCTTCAGACTACGGAGAGTGCTGCTGCTTGCCGTTTCTTCCAGGCACCCTGATCGCCATGCGGACTGGCCTAAGAGAAAAATATCATATCCCG GGAAGCATCTGCAATGATTGGGTATGTTTCGCGTGCTGCGGACAGTGCACACTGTGTCAGATGGCTCGTGAGCTAAAACAGAGAAATTAA